GCTCGCTCGCCGCGGTGGTGATTCGGGTCTGATCGACGATGCTGAACCCGATCGCCTGGGATTTGAGGCGGACCTCCTGTCGGGCCCGGACCACATCGGTCTCGTTTGCGATCGAAAGGCGGGCCGCCTTATTAACGATGGCCATTCTGGGAGCGCTCCTCCATCCATCCCAAGTCGTCCGCGCCGGCGCCGTTGCTTTCCCCCTCTTCATCGTCCCGCTCGCCGATCTTCTGTCGCAGCAGCTGGAGTCCGAGCTCGACGTTCAGCGCGGTCGGGATCTGTTTTAAATCCAAGCCGAGCTCGATGAGGGTAATCGCGACGGAGGGTTGGATCCCGACGACCACGACGACGGCGTTCATGATCCGCGCCATCGAGGCGGTGTCGGAGAGAACCCGTCCCAGAAAAGAATCGACAATGTCGAGGACCGAAATGTCGATGATCACCCCGCGGGCCGACGTCTTCTCAATCTTGGTGAGCAGATCGCTCTGCATCGACATGGCGACCTGATCTTGGAGGTCGGTTTGGATCGAGACGAGGAGGGTGTCGCCCACTTTGATGATCGGGATCTTCTCCATTTAAGCCCGTCCCTTCTGGGGTGCGGCGGCCTGGGTTGCCGCTCCCTTTTCCAAGGGGGTCATTCCGTTCCGTCGGTCGTCGGTCAATTGTTGTTTGGTCATTCGAAGGGCGAGCTTGAGCCCCTCCGCCATGGTGGCCCGGGTCAGAATGCCGGAGAGATCGACCCCCAGGTGGACGATCGTCTGCGCGATCGCCGGGGAGACGCCGGTGATGATCACCTCCGCGCCGAGCAGCCGGGTCGCCGCCACCGTTTTCATGATGTGGTTGGCGACCAGGGTGTCGACCGTCGGGACGCCGGTGATGTCGAGAATCGCGACGGTCGCCGCCGTATCGACAATTTTTTGAAGCAGTTTTTCCATGACGGTCATCGTCCGCCGGGAATCGAGGGTGCCGATGAGCGGCAGGGCGAGAATCCCCTCCCAAATCTTGACGACCGGGGTCGAGAGCTCCGACATATCGAGCTGTTGCCGGGCGATGACCTCCTCGCGGGAGTTGAGGTAGAACTCGAAGGTGAGGAGCCCCAGCTGGTCGAGGAGGGTTGAGAAGGGCATCACCTCGCTGGTAAAGGTCTCCTCGCTCTTGGCGAGCGGCTGGAGGAGGGGAAGGACCACCTCTTTCAAGCTGAAGACGAAGGTCGCCGTTTCGGTCGGGGAGAAGCCTTTCAGCACCTGCTCCCTGGAGAACTCTTTGAGAAATTCAACGATCGGCGCCGCCTTGGGGTGATGAAGATCGAGCGATGCTCCGCTCTCCACGACATTTCCCAAGAGCTCCAGAAACTCGCCGCACTTGCGGCGGAATTCTTCCGGGGTCAGCCCCGCTTTGCCCGCCAGAGAAAGTTGCTGCTTGGTCCAACTTCCGACGATTTCTTCCCTTCGTTTTTTCAAGATCTCAGAAAATTTTTGTTCTTTCATCCTCGATGCTCTCCCCGTGATCAGGATGAAATCCGACGCCGGAAGATCAGGATCGGATCACTCCTTGGTTTTGAACGATAATCATGGATCGGTTAAAAAAGGCTGAAAAAAAGGGTAATCCTAAATTACACCGATCCTCTTAAGGAAGTCAATCCTTCCGGTGGTTTTATGCCGCTCGGCAGGGTCGATGTAATGTCGAATGTAATAGAGATGACAAAAGAGGCCGAACGGGGTAAAGTAGCGGTGTTTACGCGTCCCGTGCCGTCGGTCCGGCCTCGACGCAACGTCGATTTAAAGCCCGGGCAGGGCCCTCGGTGATTCATGACGACACTTCGTAAAAAGCTCTTCTGGGTGGCGATCCTTTATTTCGCGGAGGGGTTTCCCTTCGGCCTGATCATCGACGCCTTGCCGGTTTACTTCCGCGTCCATGGGGTGAGCCTGAAGGAGATCGGTCTCTTCAGCCTCGTCGGACTCCCCTGGACGCTGAAATTCCTCTGGGCGCCGGCGGTCGATTTTTGGGGACGGCGCCGCAGTTGGATGATCGCCTGCCAAGCCGCAATGGCGACCACCCTCTTGATTCTCATTGCCCTTCCCGCCGGAGACACCGGCCCCTTCTTCTGGTTCTTGATGGTCGCCCTCGCCTTCTTCTCCGCCACGCAAGATATCGCCATCGACGCCTACACGATCGAGCTCCTCGATTCGAGCGAGATGGGGGAGGCGAACGGCATTCGGGTGACGACCTATCGGATCGCCCTCATCGCCGCCGGGGGGCTCTTTGTCGCGCTCGCCGGATCGATCGGCTGGCGGGAGGCCTTTGTCGCCGCGGCGGCGCTTCTCTTCGTCATCGCGGCGATCTCCAGCCGCGCCCCGGAGGAGCGCCGGGGTCGCTCGCTTGCCGCCTCCAGCCCGACCGCGTCGCCGGTGTCCGACGCCATCTTAACCCCATTGAAGCAATTCGCGTCGCGGCCCGGCTTTCTCTTCGTCGCCCTGTTCATCCTCCTCTTCAAGGTCGGCGACATGGCGCTCGGGCCGATGGTAAAGCCGTTTTGGGTCGATCGAAACTTCACGCCGGTTCAGATCGGGATGGTGCCGGGGACGCTCGGGGTGGTGAGCACGATCGCCGGAGCGCTTCTGGGGGGGATGCTGACGAGCCGCTGGGGGATCTTCAAAGGACTTTGGATTTTGGGAATCGCCCAGGCGGTCTCGAATCTTTTCTACGCCGGCGCGGCGTCGCTTCCGCCGTCGGACGGGCTGATGTATCTTTCGTCGGTGGTCGAGTCGTTCTGCGGCGGGTTGGGGACGGCGCCGTTTCTTGCGTTTTTAATGAGTATCTGCGACAAGCGGCATGCGGCGACGCAGTATGCGTTGTTGTCGGCGCTGTTCGGATTGGCGCGGAATGTGGCGGGGGCGTTCTCCGGGGTGGCGACGCAGCATCTGGGGTATGCGACCTATTTTTTGGCGACCTTTTTTCTTTCTTGGCCGGCGTTTGCGTTGTTGCCTTGGGTGAAGGGGTGGGTGGTTGAGAAGGAAGCGCCGGAGGTGGCGACGGGGGAGCCGGCGGCGGGGATTGAGTAAATTTAGCAGCTTTAGCGACCGCGCGCAGGGCAGCGACGGACTGCTGCATCGGCTGACCGAATGCGGCGGATGGGGTGTTTGATTGTAAGAAGAGATATGAGGGATGGAGCGAGGCCTGACACATGGGGGCGCTTTGTTAGGATTGTTCGTTTTTGATTTCTTGGAATTATATGGTATGATCGGCGGCTGATAAGGTCACTTTGTTGGGAGGGGTTGGGATGGATCAGGAGTTTAAGAAGGCGGTCGATTTTCATCGGCATCTTTGTCTCGATATTGCCGTCGGTTATCGGGCGGCGAAGCTGTTGATGCGGGAGATGGGGGACCAGATGAAGAACATGAAGGAGCTGGTGGCGCTGGTCGGGAATGAGACCTGCGCGCTCGATGCGATCCAAGAGATCACCGGCTGCACCTTCGGCAAGCGAAACCTTTATCTCACGAACGTCGGCAAGCCGGTCTATATCCTCCAAAATACGAAGAGCGGAAAAGCGGTTCGGGCCTACTGCACTTACTGGGACACCTTCGACCATGGCCTGCTCCGGAAGCTGCGAAAAGAGGCGACCGGCCCCGATGCCACCGCGGCACAGAAGGAGGCCTTTCAGAAGCTGACCGACGACAAGATCAATGAGATCCTGACCGCGGCGGAGTCAGTCCTCTTTAAAATCGACCATGTGACGCTGCCCCCCCCGCCGAAGTCGGGAAAGTACGACGCCGAAGCGTGTGGCGAGTGCGGCGAGCAGACGAATGTGGCGCTCCTCAAAGCGCAGGGGGGAAAGAAGCTTTGCAAGGAGTGTCTTCAGGTCGGCGTGCACTGAGCCGCTTGAATGATCGAGTGGATTTATCAGGGCGGGTCGGTGACCCGCCCGTTTTTTGGGAGCGGCGATGTCGG
This DNA window, taken from Candidatus Manganitrophaceae bacterium, encodes the following:
- a CDS encoding STAS domain-containing protein; translation: MEKIPIIKVGDTLLVSIQTDLQDQVAMSMQSDLLTKIEKTSARGVIIDISVLDIVDSFLGRVLSDTASMARIMNAVVVVVGIQPSVAITLIELGLDLKQIPTALNVELGLQLLRQKIGERDDEEGESNGAGADDLGWMEERSQNGHR
- a CDS encoding STAS domain-containing protein, with translation MKEQKFSEILKKRREEIVGSWTKQQLSLAGKAGLTPEEFRRKCGEFLELLGNVVESGASLDLHHPKAAPIVEFLKEFSREQVLKGFSPTETATFVFSLKEVVLPLLQPLAKSEETFTSEVMPFSTLLDQLGLLTFEFYLNSREEVIARQQLDMSELSTPVVKIWEGILALPLIGTLDSRRTMTVMEKLLQKIVDTAATVAILDITGVPTVDTLVANHIMKTVAATRLLGAEVIITGVSPAIAQTIVHLGVDLSGILTRATMAEGLKLALRMTKQQLTDDRRNGMTPLEKGAATQAAAPQKGRA
- a CDS encoding MFS transporter; its protein translation is MTTLRKKLFWVAILYFAEGFPFGLIIDALPVYFRVHGVSLKEIGLFSLVGLPWTLKFLWAPAVDFWGRRRSWMIACQAAMATTLLILIALPAGDTGPFFWFLMVALAFFSATQDIAIDAYTIELLDSSEMGEANGIRVTTYRIALIAAGGLFVALAGSIGWREAFVAAAALLFVIAAISSRAPEERRGRSLAASSPTASPVSDAILTPLKQFASRPGFLFVALFILLFKVGDMALGPMVKPFWVDRNFTPVQIGMVPGTLGVVSTIAGALLGGMLTSRWGIFKGLWILGIAQAVSNLFYAGAASLPPSDGLMYLSSVVESFCGGLGTAPFLAFLMSICDKRHAATQYALLSALFGLARNVAGAFSGVATQHLGYATYFLATFFLSWPAFALLPWVKGWVVEKEAPEVATGEPAAGIE